From Erigeron canadensis isolate Cc75 chromosome 8, C_canadensis_v1, whole genome shotgun sequence, one genomic window encodes:
- the LOC122579445 gene encoding uncharacterized protein LOC122579445: MSTIKMMSKSRVSKDFFSRIRSGGTFSRSFSTSQQWPHVLPSQTRAFNMNHLQSTLFGNRNRNGSRLFASMSNSYGANDRIVRELLAEVEREKQRERDQRKRAGLGTADIDAEDDEDYMGVGPLIEKLEKESAKNVDPRILNMREEPTDSESEEDDHRFTYEAIQNRQDVMQKKLKRHEELLQGFTKSENLDDAFKWMHRIDKFEEKHLRLLPEYRVIGDLVNRLKEATGKDKFLLQHKLNRAIRLVKWKEAYDPNNPANYGVIQNMQSQHDPAQDDEKEKHFVKGASDDEEEFDDMKEADNILLEKINVIDRKLEEKLAQLDHTFGRKGKVLEEEIRDLAEERNSLTEKKRIPLFRKGFDVKLINVNRTCKVTKGGQLIKYTVMLVCGNYHGVIGFAKAKGPAIPSACQKAHEKCFENLHYVERHEDHTIAHAIQTSYKKTKVYLWPGPTQGGMKAGRTVQTILDLAGLKNVKSKVVGSRNPHNTVKALFKGLNAIETPKDVQEKFGRVVAESYLL; encoded by the exons ATGTCTACAATCAAGATGATGAGCAAATCACGAGTTTCAAAAGACTTTTTCAGCCGGATAAGGTCTGGTGGTACTTTTTCCAGATCATTTTCTACATCACAACAATGGCCGCATGTTCTGCCTAGCCAAACACGTGCATTTAATATGAATCACTTACAATCTACTCTTTTTGGGAATCGGAATCGAAATGGAAGTCGACTCTTCGCGTCCATGTCCAACTCCTATGGTGCCAATGACAGAATCGTTCGTGAACTTCTAGCTGAAGTTGAGAGGGAAAAACAGAGGGAGAGAGATCAGAGAAAAAGAGCTGGTTTGGGTACAGCAGATATTGATGCCGAGGATGATGAAGATTACATGGGCGTGGGCCCACTCATTGAGAAACTGGAGAAGGAGAGTGCTAAAAATGTTGACCCTCGTATCCTTAATATGAGGGAGGAGCCCACTGATTCTGAAAGTGAAGAAGACGATCATAGATTCACTTATGAAGCCATTCAAAATCGACAAGACGTGATGCAGAAGAAACTCAAACGTCATGAAGAGCTTCTCCAGGGTTTCACTAAATCAG AAAATCTTGACGATGCATTCAAGTGGATGCATAGAATTGACAAATTCGAGGAAAAGCATTTACGCCTGTTGCCTGAATACCGTGTCATTGGTGATCTAGTGAACCGGCTGAAAGAAGCCACTGGCAAGGACAAATTTCTTCTCCAGCATAAGCTGAATAGGGCTATTAGATTAGTTAAGTGGAAGGAAGCTTATGATCCTAATAACCCTGCCAACTATGGAGTTATTCAAAATATGCAGTCACAGCATGATCCTGCTCAGGATGATGAAAAGGAAAAGCACTTTGTTAAAGGTGCATCAGATGATGAGGAAGAATTTGATGATATGAAAGAGGCTGATAATATATTGTTAGAGAAGATAAATGTCATTGACCGGAAGCTTGAAGAGAAATTAGCACAGTTGGATCACACTTTTGGAAGAAAAGGTAAGGTACTGGAGGAGGAGATAAGGGATCTTGCTGAAGAGAGAAACTCTCTGACTGAGAAGAAGAGAATACCCCTTTTCAGAAAA GGTTTTGATGTGAAACTCATTAATGTTAACCGGACATGTAAAGTTACGAAG GGAGGCCAGTTGATCAAATATACGGTAATGCTTGTTTGTGGGAATTATCATGGTGTCATAGGTTTTGCTAAGGCAAAAGGTCCAGCAATTCCCAGTGCGTGTCAGAAG GCTCACGAGAAATGCTTTGAAAATCTCCATTATGTGGAACGACATGAAGACCATACAATTGCCCATGCCATTCAGACTTCTTATAAGAAAACAAAG GTGTATCTATGGCCTGGCCCAACTCAAGGTGGCATGAAGGCAGGCAGAACTGTCCAAACTATCTTAGATCTGGCTGGTTTGAAAAATGTGAAGTCTAAG GTTGTTGGGTCGAGAAATCCACATAACACAGTGAAAGCTCTTTTCAAGGGTTTGAATGCA ATAGAAACTCCCAAAGACGTGCAAGAGAAGTTTGGGCGGGTTGTTGCTGAGTCATATTTGCTATGA
- the LOC122610979 gene encoding putative F-box/FBD/LRR-repeat protein At5g44950: MDSQRHNRMRMNVQRDRLSSLPNDLIYKILSFFVLKDVELSVLSSRWMYMWRSLPYLNLASEDFSSLPKFSKFVNICGKYGPYHPQRILHYTSSSFVKELTMTLEKKFEFPIESLDFVSLERLTLIGSTSGYPITMTPPKYHFMIPPLTTLHLEYVTMSEEDCVSFLSLCEKLENITLNNCSITGSYRFIIDHPKLYDLKLENGSWQSKAVDVIAPQLKNLIIINCDGDHLISAPELTSLLYKSERSLPVIPDSLPSLEKVDLCVSNPDKSDAAKIVDLLQQLKNVKFLTLSLEIIELLSSSVELISHQPSPFTDLTSFKVYPEVLSEQARKGVNMSTEVKNYLLDSSPNATLTLISREDVRAMKDSTKLNGRPKDGQKRVIHKPGRVLSENQRGQPGRKLPIDVCKKLASARDHLEDLNYQVQIGRTKTCRIMSHLQRIEDLLTKVPASKRDKLEARFSGLCIEANTVLNKVIDRMKVQWDTSEGRLRDCFHVLAPAVQPSS; the protein is encoded by the exons ATGGATTCTCAACGTCATAATAGAATGAGAATGAATGTGCAACGTGATAGACTAAGCAGCTTGCCAAACGACCTCATCTATAAAATCCTCTCTTTTTTTGTCTTAAAAGATGTTGAATTGAGTGTTTTGTCATCTAGATGGATGTATATGTGGAGATCACTGCCATATCTCAATTTGGCGAGTGAGGATTTTTCTTCATTGCCTAAGTTCTCGAAGTTT GTCAATATTTGTGGAAAATATGGTCCTTATCATCCACAGAGAATATTGCACTATACAAGCTCTAGCTTTGTCAAAGAACTGACTATGACACTTGAGAAAAAGTTTGAATTCCCTATTGAGTCCTTAGATTTTGTGTCTCTAGAACGTCTCACACTCATTGGATCTACGAGCGGTTACCCCATTACAATGACACCACCCAAATACCATTTCATGATTCCCCCTTTGACAACGTTGCATCTTGAATATGTCACAATGTCTGAGGAAGATTGTGTTAGCTTTTTGTCCCTGTGTGAAAAGTTGGAGAATATCACCCTAAACAATTGCAGCATAACAGGATCTTATCGATTTATTATTGATCATCCTAAACTTTATGACCTAAAACTTGAAAATGGAAGCTGGCAGTCCAAGGCTGTTGATGTGATTGCACCTCAACTTAAGAATCTCATCATCATAAATTGTGATGGCGATCATCTGATTTCTGCACCTGAGCTTACTTCCTTGCTATATAAAAGTGAGCGTTCTTTGCCAGTCATTCCGGATAGTTTACCTTCTTTGGAGAAGGTGGATCTCTGTGTTAGTAATCCAGACAAGTCAGATGCTGCTAAAATTGTTGATCTACTTCAACAGCTTAAAAATGTCAAATTTCTGACACTCAGCTTGGAAATTATTGAG CTTCTTTCATCATCAGTGGAACTAATCTCACATCAACCTTCTCCATTTACCGATTTAACAAGTTTTAAGGTGTATCCAGAAGTATTGTCTGAACAAGCACGCAAAGGAGTTAACATGTCTACTGAAGTCAAAAACTATTTGTTAGATAGCTCTCCAAATGCCACCTTGACATTAATTTCACGTGAG GATGTTAGAGCAATGAAGGATAGCACAAAACTTAATGGCAGACCTAAGGAT GGCCAAAAGAGAGTGATACATAAGCCAGGGAGGGTATTGTCAGAGAACCAGAGGGGACAACCAGGAAGAAAACTGCCAATTGACGTTTGCAAAAAATTGGCTAGTGCTAGGGACCATTTGGAAGATCTTAATTATCAGGTTCAGATCGGGAGAACAAAGACTTGTCGTATCATGTCACACTTGCAACGTATTGAAGATTTACTCACAAAGGTACCAGCATCAAAGAGGGATAAACTGGAAGCACGTTTCTCTGGTTTGTGCATAGAAGCAAACACTGTCTTGAATAAAGTTATTGATCGTATGAAGGTCCAATGGGATACGAGTGAAGGCCGTTTAAGAGACTGTTTTCATGTTCTTGCTCCAGCAGTGCAGCCATCTTCTTAG